From one Variovorax sp. PBL-H6 genomic stretch:
- a CDS encoding NAD(P)/FAD-dependent oxidoreductase translates to MSPPLQHIQTSPTLPASADVVVIGGGIIGVFTAYYLAKRGVSVALVEKGRIGAEQSSRNWGWCRQQNRDARELPIASKSLDLWERFAADSGEDTGFHRCGLLYLSNDEAEISRWAHWRDFAKTAGVTTYMLSGREAAERGEATGRAWKGGVFSPSDGTADPAKAAPAVAAALIKLGGSIHQNCAARGIETEGGRVSGVITEAGVIKTRTAVLAGGAWASSFCRQLGIRFPQASVRQSILSVSPVEHRLPDALVSAGVSATRRNDGRYALAISGRARVDVTPQFMRFAPQFLPMFAKRWRSLLPGGLEGIRGGHETLKRWRLDAPTPMEHVRILDPKPDLAAVRETHRRAVELLPQLRDARITHAWAGFVDSTPDGVPGIGEVPSMPGFILAAGFSGHGFGIGPGAGHLIADLATGAEPIVDPAPYRPGRFSGSAWGKVADF, encoded by the coding sequence ATGTCCCCTCCGCTGCAACACATCCAGACTTCGCCCACGCTGCCGGCCTCGGCCGATGTCGTCGTGATCGGCGGCGGGATCATCGGTGTCTTTACCGCCTACTACCTGGCCAAGCGCGGCGTTTCGGTCGCCCTGGTGGAAAAGGGCAGGATCGGCGCCGAGCAGTCCAGCCGCAACTGGGGCTGGTGCCGCCAGCAGAACCGCGACGCGCGCGAACTGCCGATCGCAAGCAAGAGCCTGGATCTCTGGGAACGGTTCGCCGCCGACAGCGGCGAAGACACGGGCTTCCATCGCTGCGGGCTCCTGTACCTCAGCAACGACGAAGCCGAAATTTCCCGCTGGGCCCACTGGCGCGATTTCGCGAAAACCGCAGGCGTGACGACCTACATGCTGAGTGGCCGCGAAGCCGCCGAGCGCGGGGAGGCCACCGGCCGCGCCTGGAAAGGCGGCGTTTTCTCGCCGAGCGACGGCACTGCCGATCCCGCCAAGGCTGCGCCGGCCGTGGCCGCTGCGCTCATCAAGCTCGGGGGCAGCATTCATCAGAATTGCGCAGCCCGCGGCATCGAGACGGAAGGTGGGCGGGTCAGCGGTGTCATCACGGAAGCCGGTGTCATCAAGACCAGGACGGCCGTGCTCGCCGGTGGCGCCTGGGCGTCCTCGTTCTGCCGGCAGCTCGGCATCCGTTTTCCCCAAGCCTCGGTCCGCCAATCCATTCTCAGCGTGTCCCCCGTGGAACATCGCTTGCCGGATGCCCTGGTGAGCGCGGGCGTGTCCGCCACGCGTCGCAACGACGGACGCTACGCACTGGCCATCAGCGGCCGCGCGCGCGTGGACGTGACGCCGCAGTTCATGCGCTTTGCCCCGCAGTTCCTGCCGATGTTCGCCAAGCGCTGGCGCAGTCTTCTGCCGGGAGGCCTGGAAGGCATTCGTGGCGGACATGAAACGCTGAAGCGGTGGCGGCTCGATGCGCCGACCCCGATGGAGCATGTGCGCATCCTGGACCCGAAGCCGGATCTGGCGGCGGTCAGGGAGACCCATCGGCGCGCCGTCGAACTGCTGCCCCAGCTTCGCGATGCCAGGATCACGCACGCCTGGGCAGGCTTCGTCGACAGCACGCCGGACGGTGTTCCGGGCATCGGCGAAGTGCCGTCGATGCCGGGCTTCATCCTGGCCGCTGGTTTTTCCGGACACGGCTTCGGCATCGGCCCTGGCGCTGGCCACCTGATCGCGGACCTTGCCACCGGTGCCGAACCGATTGTTGATCCCGCGCCGTACAGGCCGGGGCGGTTCAGCGGCTCCGCCTGGGGCAAGGTCGCTGACTTCTAG
- a CDS encoding aldehyde dehydrogenase family protein encodes MNASVIEHFKRAGHLDRMFIGGEWVLPETLARVGVVDPSTEETVAEIALGSARDVDAAVAQARSAFTTWSVSPVQGRALLLDRVHALILERAELFAQAISLEMGAAICFARSTQVPSAAQHIRVARDNLTRYPFITHRGDMAIVREAIGVCGLITPWNWPLYQITAKVGPALAAGCTVVLKPSELSPLSALLFAEVMHDAGIPPGVFNLVNGNGPEVGAALASHPDVDMISITGSTRAGVLVAQAAAPTVKRVAQELGGKSPNLILPDADLARAVPPGIAAAFRNVGQSCSAPTRMIVPRERLREVERIALEAVSGIVVGDPRSQQTTHGPVANRAQFNRVQEMIGIGIAEGARLICGGAGRPEGSSRGFYCRATIFTSVQSHMQIAQEEIFGPVLAIIPYDSVDEAVEIANDTVYGLGAHVQGHDLGAARAIAARIRCGQVHINYPAWNPHAPFGGYKRSGNGREYGLEGFEEYLETKAILGSQDAPAAPTRNPESQAFDESNGL; translated from the coding sequence ATGAACGCCTCCGTCATCGAGCACTTCAAGAGAGCTGGTCATCTGGATCGCATGTTCATCGGCGGCGAGTGGGTCCTGCCGGAAACGCTGGCGCGCGTCGGCGTGGTCGACCCTTCGACCGAAGAGACTGTCGCGGAGATCGCACTGGGCAGTGCAAGAGATGTCGATGCAGCGGTGGCACAGGCGCGAAGCGCCTTCACCACCTGGTCGGTGAGTCCGGTCCAGGGCAGGGCCTTGCTTCTCGATCGCGTCCACGCGCTGATCCTCGAGCGCGCAGAACTGTTCGCCCAGGCGATCTCGCTGGAGATGGGCGCTGCCATCTGCTTTGCGCGCAGCACGCAGGTGCCATCTGCGGCACAGCACATCCGCGTGGCACGGGACAACCTGACCCGCTATCCGTTCATCACCCATCGCGGGGACATGGCCATCGTGCGCGAGGCCATTGGCGTCTGCGGCCTGATCACACCGTGGAACTGGCCGCTCTATCAGATCACCGCCAAGGTCGGACCAGCCCTGGCAGCCGGATGTACGGTCGTCTTGAAGCCCAGCGAGCTGTCGCCACTGAGCGCCCTGCTCTTCGCCGAAGTGATGCACGACGCCGGCATCCCCCCGGGCGTCTTCAACCTGGTGAACGGCAATGGTCCGGAGGTCGGTGCCGCCTTGGCTTCGCATCCGGACGTGGACATGATCTCGATCACCGGTTCGACGAGGGCCGGTGTCCTCGTTGCCCAGGCCGCCGCCCCGACGGTAAAGCGCGTGGCCCAGGAGCTCGGCGGCAAATCTCCCAACCTCATCCTGCCGGATGCGGACCTCGCGCGTGCCGTACCGCCAGGCATCGCGGCCGCCTTTCGCAACGTCGGCCAATCCTGCAGTGCACCGACCCGCATGATCGTGCCCCGCGAGCGTCTCCGGGAGGTCGAGCGGATCGCGCTCGAAGCGGTGTCGGGCATCGTCGTGGGCGATCCGCGTTCGCAGCAGACGACCCACGGCCCGGTGGCGAATCGCGCGCAGTTCAATCGGGTGCAGGAAATGATCGGCATCGGAATCGCCGAAGGCGCGCGACTCATCTGCGGCGGCGCCGGCCGGCCCGAGGGCTCGAGCCGCGGCTTCTACTGCCGTGCGACCATCTTCACCTCGGTGCAGTCTCACATGCAGATCGCGCAGGAGGAGATCTTCGGCCCGGTGCTCGCGATCATTCCCTATGACAGCGTGGACGAAGCGGTGGAGATCGCCAACGACACCGTCTACGGCCTGGGCGCCCACGTGCAAGGCCATGACCTCGGCGCGGCACGTGCCATCGCGGCGCGCATCCGCTGCGGGCAGGTGCACATCAACTACCCGGCCTGGAATCCCCATGCCCCCTTCGGCGGCTACAAGCGCTCGGGAAATGGCCGCGAGTACGGCCTGGAGGGCTTCGAGGAGTACCTGGAAACCAAAGCCATTCTGGGCTCCCAGGATGCCCCTGCCGCACCGACGCGAAATCCCGAGAGCCAGGCTTTCGATGAGTCGAACGGACTTTGA
- a CDS encoding low affinity iron permease family protein, protein MDKFFASFANATARAAGSPFAFLFCVALVIGWAVSGPLFGFSENWQLVINTATTIITFLMVFLIQNTQNRDGVALQTKLDELIRSSSAGDEFIGIEKLTDKQLAVLHERCEAAAKRSHAALQGAIHERKRRARERGDGDAAEPERKR, encoded by the coding sequence ATGGACAAGTTCTTTGCCTCTTTCGCCAACGCGACCGCGCGTGCCGCCGGCAGTCCGTTCGCCTTTCTTTTTTGTGTTGCCTTGGTCATCGGCTGGGCGGTTTCAGGTCCCCTCTTTGGTTTCTCTGAAAACTGGCAACTGGTCATCAATACCGCGACCACCATCATCACCTTCCTGATGGTGTTCCTGATCCAGAACACGCAGAACCGCGATGGCGTCGCGCTTCAGACCAAGCTCGACGAACTGATCCGTTCATCGAGTGCCGGCGACGAATTCATCGGCATCGAGAAGCTGACCGACAAGCAACTCGCCGTGCTTCATGAACGCTGCGAAGCAGCGGCCAAGCGCAGCCATGCGGCATTGCAGGGCGCCATCCACGAACGCAAGCGTCGCGCTCGCGAGCGCGGGGATGGAGACGCGGCTGAACCAGAAAGGAAGAGATGA
- a CDS encoding DMT family transporter, translated as MAAQLLSSLSPARVNGRAIAMMIGAMCCFVLNDALVKYVSQSMPSAQLIFVRGLMASALVLLVARRLGALRHASAVLNPLVALRGTVDACATMMYLLSLFRLPIANATAINLAAPLFMTVFAVLFLGERAGVARWSAVVLGFVGVLCVVQPNGEGFNAWALLCLGGTLFHATRDLMTRRIDRAIPSVIITLATALAVTLLAGCLTLVSGWQSFALRDLGLLGVAAGFLASGYFLLVQCMRSGEVSLTAPFRYTAVLFAMLLGYAVWSEVPSGWAWLGIALLVGSGLYMLHSERGRIRAAALDAQPE; from the coding sequence ATGGCCGCGCAGCTCCTCTCCTCCCTGTCCCCCGCCCGCGTCAACGGGCGCGCCATCGCCATGATGATCGGTGCGATGTGCTGCTTCGTGCTCAACGATGCGCTGGTCAAGTACGTCAGCCAGTCCATGCCCTCGGCGCAGCTGATTTTCGTGCGCGGGTTGATGGCCTCGGCGCTGGTGCTGCTGGTCGCACGGCGCCTGGGCGCGCTGCGCCACGCGAGCGCGGTGCTGAATCCGCTGGTGGCGCTTCGCGGCACGGTCGACGCCTGCGCGACCATGATGTACCTGCTGTCGCTGTTCCGGCTGCCGATTGCGAACGCCACCGCCATCAACCTCGCTGCGCCGCTCTTCATGACGGTGTTCGCGGTGCTTTTCCTGGGCGAGCGCGCCGGGGTGGCGCGCTGGTCCGCCGTGGTGCTGGGCTTCGTGGGCGTGCTCTGCGTGGTCCAGCCCAACGGGGAAGGCTTCAACGCGTGGGCGCTGCTGTGCCTGGGCGGCACGCTGTTCCACGCCACGCGCGACCTGATGACGCGGCGTATCGATCGGGCCATTCCGTCCGTCATCATCACCCTTGCCACGGCCTTGGCCGTCACCTTGCTGGCCGGCTGCCTGACCCTGGTGAGCGGCTGGCAGTCATTCGCGCTGCGCGACCTGGGCTTGCTGGGCGTCGCGGCAGGCTTCCTGGCATCGGGCTATTTCCTGCTGGTGCAATGCATGCGCTCCGGTGAGGTCTCGCTGACGGCGCCCTTCCGCTACACGGCCGTTCTCTTCGCCATGCTGCTGGGCTACGCCGTATGGAGCGAGGTCCCCAGCGGGTGGGCCTGGCTGGGAATTGCGCTGCTGGTCGGCTCGGGGCTCTACATGCTGCACAGCGAGCGGGGCCGGATTCGCGCGGCCGCGCTGGACGCGCAGCCTGAATAA
- a CDS encoding tryptophan 2,3-dioxygenase, whose translation MSDTDTLQSLANAEAPRTAAGQTPYSAWIQTDVLHSLQRTVSDHPGEHAWIVHVQVSELYWMLIIKEIQTAQTYLRADDLAQARRTLRRVVAHQEPLDAIWRSIAWMTPNDLLAILSRAAATHGKDTALQGWTYRHMAYLLGIKQAEHLQHFAPQPQRLAQLTKALAEPSLYDDVLACFARLGMEVPRAWLERDLSARYVPSKEVEQVWRNIYADPDRHLELQQLGETLADIAEGFTHWKYRHLMATRRTFGARPAYFGTEGIAWLAPTMDEIPFPELWSARTFIGDPQPGSLAVCPHMSRR comes from the coding sequence ATGAGCGATACCGATACCCTCCAGAGCCTCGCGAACGCCGAAGCGCCGCGCACGGCCGCCGGCCAGACGCCCTACAGCGCATGGATCCAGACCGACGTGCTTCACTCGCTGCAGCGCACGGTCAGCGACCATCCGGGCGAGCATGCGTGGATCGTCCACGTGCAGGTGTCCGAGCTCTACTGGATGCTCATCATCAAGGAGATCCAGACCGCACAGACGTACCTGCGCGCCGACGACCTGGCCCAGGCCCGGCGGACCTTGCGGAGGGTGGTTGCCCATCAGGAGCCGCTGGACGCGATCTGGCGTTCCATCGCGTGGATGACGCCCAACGACCTGCTCGCCATCCTGTCGCGCGCGGCGGCGACGCACGGCAAGGACACGGCGCTGCAGGGATGGACCTACCGGCACATGGCCTATCTGCTGGGCATCAAGCAGGCGGAGCATCTGCAGCACTTCGCTCCCCAGCCTCAGCGCCTCGCCCAGCTCACCAAGGCACTGGCCGAGCCGAGCCTCTACGACGACGTGCTGGCCTGCTTCGCACGCCTGGGCATGGAGGTGCCGCGTGCCTGGCTCGAGCGCGACCTGAGCGCACGCTACGTGCCCAGCAAAGAGGTCGAGCAGGTCTGGCGCAACATCTATGCAGACCCGGACAGGCACCTCGAACTGCAGCAGCTCGGCGAGACGCTCGCCGATATCGCAGAGGGTTTCACGCACTGGAAGTACCGCCACCTGATGGCAACGCGCCGGACCTTCGGCGCCAGGCCGGCGTACTTCGGCACCGAAGGCATCGCCTGGCTGGCGCCCACGATGGACGAGATCCCGTTCCCCGAGCTCTGGTCGGCTCGCACCTTCATTGGTGATCCGCAGCCGGGTTCGCTCGCGGTGTGCCCGCACATGTCCAGGCGATGA
- a CDS encoding glutathione S-transferase family protein — translation MTHPLMTMAASARAAIQDPGRTTVVGDSANPRFELFHAASSLCSQKVRTVLYEKALPYRSNDMLILSSMGPAGLVPAEHYSPAYIRLRLIAARELDLEFVSGYSGRTSVQTEGFDPCVVPLLVDYQAGRVVADSRRICCYLDAVSHAPVRLVPDDPEARTEVMRQVGIVDRIPNGALLYGFHPDADRRPNPLKSSMETVYDYKIMALERLIATHPDDAELVAACRAKIAKESGGKKVCRDPAFQRASRQHAGDLLKALERDLAAKSFSCLWGNAFSLADVLWGVNLVRLNYLGLGSLWAGLPHVERYFDTLTHRPSLCKEAVQASVQSMPHSAYMKAVADCAAVTAA, via the coding sequence ATGACACACCCGTTGATGACGATGGCCGCTTCCGCCCGCGCCGCCATCCAGGACCCAGGCCGCACCACGGTCGTGGGTGACAGCGCGAATCCGCGCTTCGAGCTGTTCCACGCTGCGAGCTCTCTCTGCTCGCAGAAGGTGCGCACGGTGTTGTACGAGAAGGCGCTGCCCTATCGCTCGAACGACATGCTCATCCTCAGTTCGATGGGACCGGCCGGCCTCGTGCCGGCCGAGCACTACAGCCCGGCCTACATCCGCCTGCGGCTGATCGCTGCGCGCGAGCTGGATCTGGAATTCGTGAGCGGCTACAGCGGGCGCACCTCGGTCCAAACCGAAGGCTTCGACCCTTGCGTGGTGCCATTGCTCGTCGACTACCAGGCAGGTCGCGTGGTGGCGGATTCGCGGCGGATCTGCTGCTATCTCGATGCGGTCTCGCACGCGCCGGTCCGGCTCGTGCCGGACGACCCCGAAGCGCGCACAGAGGTGATGCGCCAGGTCGGCATTGTCGACAGGATTCCGAATGGAGCATTGCTCTACGGCTTTCATCCTGATGCCGACCGGCGGCCCAATCCGCTCAAGTCATCCATGGAGACGGTCTACGACTACAAGATCATGGCGCTGGAGCGATTGATCGCTACCCATCCCGACGACGCCGAGCTGGTTGCCGCCTGCCGCGCCAAGATCGCGAAGGAGAGTGGCGGCAAGAAGGTATGCCGCGACCCTGCGTTTCAGCGTGCATCTCGCCAGCACGCGGGCGATCTCTTGAAGGCCCTGGAACGAGACCTCGCGGCGAAGTCGTTCTCCTGCCTGTGGGGTAACGCCTTTTCGCTCGCCGACGTGCTGTGGGGCGTCAATCTTGTCCGCCTCAACTATCTCGGGCTGGGCTCCCTGTGGGCAGGGCTTCCCCACGTCGAGCGCTACTTCGACACGCTCACCCACCGGCCTTCGCTTTGCAAGGAAGCGGTCCAGGCATCCGTCCAGTCGATGCCGCACTCTGCGTACATGAAAGCCGTCGCGGACTGCGCCGCTGTCACCGCGGCTTGA
- a CDS encoding amidase — translation MSPHAPRAAPSLRQSLDDLGAGRMSASELVRDTLQRADDTQRRLNAFAVIPRELAMAAADASDRRYADGTQRPLEGLPIGVKDLIDTQGIETRYGSPAFVGNIPSADAAVVRTLVEQGAIVVGKTTTHEFAWGVTTASAAFGDTLHPLDAGRIPGGSSGGAAVAIADGVMAAGLGTDTGGSVRIPAALCGVTGFKPSYGALPTEGVFPLAASLDHPGLLGASVGDVSVLAEALRIVGRSDTADEFDGARVGVICGIPSLPPATNVACAFAIAADALSSALRLEELNPGDLFSGSFDAFARIVLAEGALVHFARRDPDWIASHYGEETVERLTHARATRVEDYALAQQARRMFTAGLERLMGRHRFIVLPATPCSAPLVGETRLAIGGWTGSVREALMTYTAPFNLAGCPAISIPLRRSTGALPVGLQVVGRRGDDAALLRIARQMERVLHPPHRSACLPCQADRESSTCQPHRKGETR, via the coding sequence GTGAGCCCGCACGCGCCGCGCGCCGCGCCATCGCTGCGGCAATCGCTGGACGATCTCGGCGCTGGCCGGATGAGCGCAAGCGAGCTCGTGCGCGACACGCTGCAGCGGGCCGACGACACGCAGCGCAGGCTGAACGCCTTTGCCGTCATTCCGCGCGAACTGGCCATGGCCGCGGCGGACGCGAGCGACCGCCGGTACGCCGACGGCACGCAGCGCCCGCTCGAAGGCCTGCCCATCGGCGTCAAGGACCTGATCGACACCCAGGGGATCGAAACGCGCTACGGATCGCCGGCCTTCGTCGGCAACATTCCTTCGGCGGACGCTGCGGTCGTGCGCACGCTCGTGGAACAAGGTGCGATCGTTGTCGGCAAGACGACCACGCACGAATTCGCCTGGGGCGTCACCACGGCGAGCGCGGCGTTCGGCGACACGCTCCATCCGCTCGACGCCGGTCGCATTCCGGGCGGCTCGAGCGGCGGCGCGGCCGTGGCCATCGCCGATGGTGTGATGGCCGCCGGGCTGGGTACGGACACGGGAGGCTCCGTGCGCATTCCCGCCGCGCTCTGCGGTGTTACCGGATTCAAGCCGAGCTACGGTGCGCTGCCGACCGAGGGCGTCTTTCCACTGGCCGCGAGCCTCGATCATCCGGGTCTGCTCGGCGCCAGTGTCGGCGACGTGAGCGTTCTTGCCGAGGCGCTGCGCATCGTCGGCCGCAGCGACACAGCGGATGAATTCGATGGCGCACGGGTCGGTGTGATCTGCGGCATCCCTTCGCTGCCGCCGGCCACGAACGTCGCATGCGCATTCGCCATCGCAGCGGATGCGCTGTCCTCTGCCCTCCGTCTCGAGGAGTTGAACCCGGGGGATCTCTTCAGCGGCAGCTTCGATGCGTTCGCGCGCATCGTGCTGGCCGAAGGCGCACTCGTCCACTTCGCGAGAAGAGACCCGGACTGGATCGCCTCGCACTACGGCGAGGAGACCGTCGAACGGCTCACCCATGCGAGGGCGACGCGAGTGGAGGACTACGCGTTGGCACAACAGGCGCGACGAATGTTCACGGCGGGGCTCGAGCGCCTCATGGGCAGGCACCGCTTCATCGTGCTGCCCGCCACACCGTGCAGCGCGCCGCTCGTCGGCGAGACAAGGCTGGCGATCGGCGGCTGGACCGGCAGCGTGCGCGAAGCCCTGATGACCTATACGGCGCCCTTCAACCTTGCCGGCTGCCCCGCCATTTCGATCCCGCTGCGCCGAAGTACCGGCGCGCTCCCGGTCGGGCTGCAGGTCGTCGGCCGCCGCGGCGATGACGCCGCACTGCTGCGGATCGCAAGGCAGATGGAGCGAGTGCTGCATCCACCCCATCGATCTGCCTGCCTGCCATGCCAGGCCGATCGTGAATCGTCGACCTGCCAGCCGCACAGAAAAGGAGAAACGAGATGA
- a CDS encoding iron-containing alcohol dehydrogenase — MNHLNCLPQDAVFWGENTLTHALPRIGDYGIERPILFTVEPLEALARDHVEPHLDGMAGRFLDLPAHVPDVAVQAGLEACLRSNARAIVGLGGGSVLDAAKAVSHLHHGRTGRYLPIVALPTTLSGSEFSHYFGITETDGRQKFKRSYAVRETTPKVVLIDPLLVRGTPRALLLSSAIKGIDHAVEGMRKVMPSHPHAVMAASGVDRFLRVLEKWPARLETRQALEAGLVTDDDLLQLQLGAWQCYFSPASVVYGLSHRIGHILGGSFGLPHSATSCITLAPVIQACAPFYGDKLEALSPGGPGAAARLAGRIAAAVEALGLPSRVSGFDLDRAKLPEVAALLKANYPQEVADLGDDAPTRLDALLERLW; from the coding sequence ATGAACCATCTGAACTGCCTGCCGCAAGACGCGGTGTTCTGGGGCGAGAACACGCTGACCCATGCGCTCCCGCGCATCGGGGACTACGGCATCGAGCGGCCGATCCTCTTCACTGTCGAACCGCTCGAAGCGCTGGCCCGCGACCACGTCGAGCCGCACCTCGACGGCATGGCCGGCCGCTTCCTCGACCTGCCCGCGCATGTGCCGGACGTGGCCGTGCAAGCGGGGCTCGAGGCCTGCCTGCGCTCGAATGCGCGCGCCATCGTGGGACTCGGCGGCGGCTCGGTGCTCGACGCCGCCAAGGCGGTCTCCCACCTGCATCACGGCCGGACCGGCAGGTATCTCCCGATCGTCGCGCTGCCGACGACGCTCTCGGGCTCGGAGTTCTCGCACTACTTCGGCATCACCGAGACCGACGGGCGGCAGAAATTCAAGCGCAGCTACGCGGTACGCGAGACCACGCCGAAGGTCGTGCTCATCGATCCGCTGCTGGTGCGCGGCACCCCGCGGGCGCTGCTGCTGTCGTCCGCCATCAAGGGCATCGACCACGCGGTCGAGGGCATGCGCAAAGTGATGCCGAGCCATCCGCACGCGGTCATGGCGGCCAGCGGCGTGGACCGCTTTCTCCGGGTCCTCGAGAAGTGGCCCGCCAGGCTCGAGACGCGCCAGGCCCTCGAGGCAGGGCTCGTGACCGACGACGACCTGCTGCAGCTGCAGCTCGGCGCCTGGCAGTGCTATTTCTCGCCGGCCTCCGTGGTCTATGGATTGAGCCACCGCATCGGCCACATCCTGGGCGGCAGCTTCGGCCTGCCGCACAGCGCGACCTCGTGCATCACCCTCGCGCCGGTCATCCAGGCGTGCGCCCCTTTCTACGGTGACAAGCTCGAAGCCCTGTCTCCCGGTGGGCCGGGCGCGGCGGCGCGGCTGGCAGGGCGCATCGCCGCGGCCGTCGAGGCGCTCGGCTTGCCGAGCCGCGTGTCCGGGTTCGACCTCGACCGTGCGAAGCTGCCGGAAGTGGCCGCGCTGCTCAAGGCCAACTATCCCCAGGAGGTCGCGGATCTCGGCGACGACGCACCCACGCGCCTCGATGCGCTCCTGGAGCGCCTGTGGTGA
- a CDS encoding LysR substrate-binding domain-containing protein yields MLDLKDVYYFVQVVDRGGFTSAGQALRLPKSTLSHRVQELEASLGVRLLNRTSRQFGTTDIGKEFYQYAVAMLRSSDIAEEAIRQRLGEPSGVIRITTAVEIAQFALRDLLPVFLNRHPKVQIVEIATDRLVDIVGEGFDLAIRGHTVPLQNSTLVQRAIASVPWYLFASPAYLAKMKEPQSPEDLLHHASISIVRNGPVQWQLKGPGGKEFVVAMAPRFQSNNMVSLKEAACTGLGIAALPGYICRSEIAAGSLRQILPGWIAADARLAALIPYRTGLLPAVRSLVDFLAVEIPKVTHFGGH; encoded by the coding sequence ATGCTCGATCTCAAGGACGTCTACTACTTCGTGCAGGTCGTCGACCGCGGCGGCTTCACCTCGGCCGGCCAGGCACTGCGCCTGCCCAAATCGACACTGAGCCATCGCGTGCAGGAACTCGAGGCATCGCTTGGCGTGCGGCTGCTCAACCGGACCTCGCGCCAGTTCGGCACGACCGACATCGGCAAGGAGTTCTACCAGTACGCCGTCGCGATGCTGCGCAGCTCGGACATCGCCGAAGAGGCCATTCGACAGCGACTCGGCGAACCCAGCGGGGTGATCCGCATCACGACCGCAGTGGAGATCGCGCAGTTCGCCTTGCGGGACCTCCTGCCGGTTTTCCTCAACCGCCATCCCAAGGTCCAGATCGTCGAGATTGCGACGGACAGGCTGGTCGACATCGTGGGCGAGGGCTTCGACCTGGCCATTCGCGGGCATACGGTGCCGCTTCAGAACTCGACACTCGTGCAGCGCGCCATTGCGAGCGTGCCCTGGTACCTCTTTGCCAGCCCGGCCTACCTGGCGAAGATGAAGGAACCGCAAAGCCCGGAAGACCTCCTGCACCATGCGAGCATCTCGATCGTGCGAAACGGCCCGGTGCAGTGGCAGCTGAAGGGGCCTGGCGGCAAGGAGTTCGTCGTGGCCATGGCCCCGCGCTTCCAGAGCAACAACATGGTGTCCCTCAAGGAAGCTGCCTGCACCGGGCTCGGCATCGCGGCATTGCCGGGCTACATCTGCCGAAGCGAAATCGCGGCAGGTTCGCTGCGCCAGATCCTGCCCGGATGGATCGCCGCCGATGCGCGCCTCGCGGCGCTCATTCCCTACCGCACCGGCCTGCTGCCCGCCGTGCGGTCGCTGGTGGATTTTCTGGCTGTCGAGATTCCGAAGGTGACCCACTTCGGCGGCCACTGA
- a CDS encoding nitroreductase: MNSLIDELICERRTKRGFLERPVSIGTVRDILSVAKYAPSSSNTQPWRCYVVTGEARNRVTTAAVEAFRAGPEKLAPEYPFFPQPLPDPYSSRFNTFRGQLGDAQGVHRSDKAGRMRDVERQFLFFDAPVGIIFTMDRRLEWASFICYGCFLQNIMLAAKARDLDTCPQQIWSLQYPVLRAELGIPEDEMVVAGMSLGYADNSMPENRMALHKLEVEEFTTFIAA, encoded by the coding sequence ATGAACTCGCTCATCGACGAACTCATTTGCGAGCGCCGCACCAAGCGCGGCTTCCTCGAACGCCCGGTATCCATCGGGACAGTGAGGGACATCCTCTCTGTCGCAAAGTACGCGCCCAGCTCCAGCAATACGCAGCCGTGGCGCTGCTACGTGGTCACGGGCGAGGCGCGCAATCGTGTGACCACGGCGGCCGTCGAGGCGTTCCGCGCCGGGCCCGAGAAACTCGCCCCCGAGTACCCCTTCTTCCCGCAGCCGCTGCCCGATCCCTACTCGTCGCGCTTCAACACCTTCCGCGGCCAGCTCGGCGACGCGCAGGGCGTGCACCGCAGCGACAAGGCGGGCCGCATGCGGGACGTGGAGCGGCAGTTCCTCTTCTTCGATGCGCCGGTCGGAATCATCTTCACGATGGACCGGCGCCTGGAATGGGCCAGCTTCATCTGCTACGGCTGCTTCCTGCAGAACATCATGCTCGCTGCCAAGGCACGGGACCTGGACACCTGCCCGCAGCAGATCTGGTCGCTGCAGTACCCGGTGCTTCGCGCCGAGCTCGGAATTCCCGAGGACGAGATGGTCGTCGCGGGAATGTCGCTCGGCTATGCGGACAACAGCATGCCGGAGAACCGCATGGCCCTGCACAAGCTGGAGGTCGAGGAGTTCACCACCTTCATCGCCGCCTGA